In Penaeus chinensis breed Huanghai No. 1 chromosome 40, ASM1920278v2, whole genome shotgun sequence, one genomic interval encodes:
- the LOC125047192 gene encoding cell division control protein 6 homolog, with the protein MPTKQETINFPIRKTRTSGMKADKTEEDLPVRRSSRARTTKENLYDSPRRSTRATKDACDSPYRSSRRTETPTRTAKDTDAVTPSKRKTSVSEVQHEGLMCSPNKHLVIELARLPESISSPVKLPLKVCRQLLSEDSNLENSENTHKALSDKPLEDLPLSPVKFYPAANSPAKIQNAGSNSPLKSSNIINIASPRKNISSLISSLQSPSKSPTKPVRFGSPVKSPLKRLVMERSVKSPLKGMSSPVKSPLKRLVMDGPAKSPLKHLDFGSPRRSPRKLDQESAQSPRRTPRKLAISPLKFSSPSSMISKLSLASPTNNKRNAAMGISKPNVTAYRAVRQSLNTGTPTTLVCREKQVTDMESFLKEHLQNVKPGSLYVSGAPGTGKTASLNSILDSMKLPNIKKVFLNCMTLRTAGAIYSKIVSELGLQQRGTERENIKAIEKALTSGKNPVLIMLDEIDQLDSRNQEVLYSIFEWPALAGSKLVLVGIANALDLTDRILPRLQARPTFKPKLLHFPPYSKAEIIKIINQRIQEAGLGDVQVIKPSAVMFLAGKVASVAGDVRKALDVCRRAVELCEIQARRQSVIKPTNGSPSKSPTKRPAPPPIKMVEVPQVLAIFNEVYGSRVISAVTDAPESFPLQQKVLICSLLLIMKHAKSKDLNLGKFHDVYRKICKKRNLPGIDQSEFLSLCTLLESRGMLQVKKAKEIRSSKVILRLNVDEAEQTLGDRNLLAAILEDKESLGKLCKQ; encoded by the exons ATGCcaacaaaacaagaaaccatCAACTTCCCCATCCGCAAGACCCGCACATCAGGCATGAAGGCAGACAAAACGGAGGAAGATTTGCCTGTTAGAAGAAGCTCCAGGGCTCGCACCACAAAGGAAAATCTCTATGACAGTCCAAGGAGATCAACAAGAGCTACCAAAGATGCCTGCGACAGTCCATACAGGTCATCTCGCCGAACAGAAACGCCAACCAGGACAGCAAAGGACACTGATGCAGTTACTCCTAGCAAGAGGAAAACAAGTGTCTCTG AAGTTCAGCATGAAGGCTTAATGTGCAGCCCAAACAAGCACTTGGTTATTGAACTGGCTCGTTTGCCAGAGTCAATATCCAGCCCAGTCAAGTTACCACTTAAAGTGTGTCGTCAGCTTCTCAGCGAAGATTCCAATCTGGAAAattcagaaaacacacacaaagcattgTCAGATAAACCCCTTGAGGATTTACCTTTAAGTCCAGTTAAGTTCTATCCGGCTGCAAATTCACCAGCAAAGATTCAAAATGCTGGTTCAAATAGCCCCCTTAAATCatctaatatcatcaatattgcaaGTCCCCGGAAGAATATTAGCAGTCTAATTTCTAGCCTCCAAAGTCCATCTAAATCTCCAACAAAGCCTGTAAGATTTGGCAGTCCTGTTAAATCCCCACTGAAACGTCTTGTAATGGAAAGGTCTGTTAAGTCACCCTTGAAAGGGATGAGCAGCCCAGTCAAATCTCCTCTGAAGCGACTCGTTATGGATGGACCAGCGAAGTCACCCCTAAAGCATCTGGACTTTGGTAGCCCCCGGAGATCGCCTCGTAAATTAGACCAGGAGAGCGCCCAGAGTCCACGCAGAACTCCAAGGAAACTTGCCATATCTCCCCTGAAGTTTAGTAGTCCCTCCTCCATGATATCAAAACTCTCGCTGGCAAGCCCCACTAACAATAAAAGGAATGCAGCCATGGGTATCTCCAAACCCAATG TTACGGCATACAGAGCAGTTCGCCAGAGTCTGAATACTGGAACTCCCACTACCCTGGTATGTAGGGAGAAGCAGGTGACAGATATGGAGTCCTTTTTGAAAGAACATCTTCAAAATGTCAAGCCAGGATCATTGTATGTTTCTGGAGCACCTGGGACAGGGAAAACTGCTTCTCTAAACTCAATTCTTGATAGTATGAAG CTTCCTAACATAAAGAAGGTCTTCCTGAACTGCATGACACTTAGGACTGCTGGTGCTATATATTCCAAGATTGTATCAGAGTTGGGTCTCCagcaaagagggacagagagagaaaacatcaaGGCTATTGAAAAAGCCCTAACTTCAGGGAAGAATCCAGT GCTAATAATGCTTGATGAGATTGACCAGCTGGACAGTAGGAACCAAGAAGTCTTGTACTCGATCTTTGAGTGGCCAGCATTAGCAGGGTCCAAGTTGGTGCTGGTGGGTATTGCTAATGCCCTTGATCTGACGGATCGCATATTGCCTAGACTCCAAGCAAGACCAACTTTCAAGCCAAAGTTGCTTCATTTCCCACCTTACTCCAAGGCAGAGATCATTAAGATCATCAATCAAAGAATCCAAGAG GCTGGACTGGGAGATGTTCAAGTGATAAAACCATCAGCTGTAATGTTTTTAGCCGGCAAGGTAGCATCCGTTGCTGGAGATGTTCGCAAGGCTTTAGATGTGTGCAGAAGAGCTGTAGAACTTTGTGAAATACAAGCACGGAGACAGAGTGTTATAAAACCTACAAATG GAAGTCCCTCTAAGTCTCCAACCAAGAGGCCCGCCCCTCCCCCAATAAAGATGGTGGAGGTGCCCCAAGTATTGGCCATTTTTAATGAGGTCTATGGGTCACGTGTTATCTCTGCTGTAACAGATGCCCCAGAGAGCTTTCCTCTGCAACAAAAGGTGTTGATATGCAGTCTGCTGTTGATTATGAAACATGCCAAGTCAAAGGATCTCAATCTTGGCAAG TTCCATGATGTATACAGAAAAATCTGTAAGAAACGAAATCTTCCGGGAATAGATCAGAGTGAATTTCTATCACTCTGCACATTGCTGGAGTCTCGCGGAATGCTTCAGgttaagaaagcaaaagaaattcGCAGTTCAAAG GTCATCCTACGTCTTAATGTTGATGAAGCAGAACAGACCCTAGGTGACAGAAACCTTTTAGCAGCTATACTAGAAGATAAAGAAAGCTTAGGGAAGCTATGTAAACAGTAA